One window of the Chryseobacterium sp. CY350 genome contains the following:
- the yidD gene encoding membrane protein insertion efficiency factor YidD translates to MKLSINKIVTAPLVILIRFYQWFISPLLPKNCRYEPTCSHYMVESLQVHGIFKGFWLGVKRIAKCHPWGGSGFDPVPPKK, encoded by the coding sequence TTGAAACTTTCAATCAATAAAATAGTTACAGCACCTTTGGTAATTTTAATCAGATTCTACCAATGGTTTATCTCGCCATTACTTCCGAAAAATTGCAGATACGAACCTACTTGTTCGCATTACATGGTAGAATCTCTTCAGGTTCACGGCATTTTTAAAGGATTTTGGCTCGGTGTAAAAAGAATTGCAAAGTGTCATCCCTGGGGCGGAAGCGGTTTTGATCCTGTTCCTCCAAAAAAATAA